TGGCGCAAGCCCGCGACGGTTAAGCCTGGGTACGGTTCGGCGCCGTAGCCTGGGCTACACCCTCCAGGGATTCGGGAGTACGGCGATGCGCAGCAAGATCTTGTTGGCGGCCCTGCTGGGCCTGGCTTGGACGCTGCCGGTTTGGGCCAGCGACTCGATCGCGTTCGGCAACCGGGTGCTGGTGCTGGGCGACGCCGTCGGCCAGGTCTACCAACTGGCCGGCACGCCGGACCGGATCAAGCGCATCGAGAACAAGCGCGGCGCCGAGGTCGGCGAGCGCTTCGAGTACTACCGCGACGGCAAGACCATCCTGATCACCATCCGCGACGGCAGGGTCGCCGCGATCGAGGAAGTGCGCGGCAGCACTGCGATACCGCCGCCGGCCGTCGACGCGGCCAGCTGATCGGGGCACCGCTGCTCTGCCTTTGCGCGCCGCCCCGCCGCGCGCCTAGAATGCCGGGCCCGCCGACGCGGGCCGGCGCGAACGCGAAAGTGGCGGAATTGGTAGACGCACTGGATTTAGGTTCCAGCGGGTAACCCCCGTGCGGGTTCGAGTCCCGCCTTTCGCACCAGCCCGGTGCCGCTCCGGCGCCGCAGTACCGCCATGACCGACCTGTTCGCCCCCGCCGACCGCTTCGAGCCCCTGGCCCTGGACCGGGCCGACGTGTCCCTGCTGCGCCGGTTCGACCTGGGCCTGCCCGATACCGAACTGCTGGCCGAGCTCGTCGCCGACACGCCCTGGCGTGCCGAGCGCATCGTGGTGTTCGGGCGCGAGGTGGCGCAGCCGCGGCTGAGCTGCTGGTACGGCGACGCCGACGCGCATTACGCCTATTCGGGGCTGCAGCTGGCGCCGCTGGCCTGGACCGCGCGCCTGGCCGACCTGCGCCGGCGGGTCGAGGCGGCCACGGGCGAGGCCTACAACAGCGTGCTGTTGAACTACTACCGCGACCATCGCGACGGCATGGGCTACCACAGCGACGACGAGCCCGAACTGGGTCCGGCGCCGGCCATCGCCTCGCTGAGCCTGGGCGAGCGCCGGGTGTTCTCGATGAAGCCCAAGGGCGCCACCGGGCCGGCGCCGGTCAAGATCCCGCTGGATTCGGGCAGCCTGCTGCTGATGCGCGGCCCGACCCAGCGCCACTGGCTGCACGGTTTGGCCAAGCTGGCCCGGCCTTGCGGACCACGGCTCAACCTCACGTTTCGGCGGATCCTGCGACCCAGCGCCCGAAACCGGGCCCCGGCCTAGGCCCGGCCGCGCCGGCCCCGGCTGGCAGCCGGCCCGGGAATCGGCGAAACTAGTAAGTTCCGCTGGCGGGCCCCCGGTCCGGTCGGCGGTCTGACACGTCTTCAACATCGTGCCGCGGCCGGGTCGCCGCGGTAGCAGGAGTGGATATGCAAGTTTCGGTCGAATCGCTGGGCAATCTGGAACGTCGCCTCACTTTCAGCCTCCCGGCGGATCGCCTGGAGAGCCAGGTCGGCGGTCGCCTGCGCGAGATCGCGCGCGGCGCCAAGATCAAGGGCTTCCGTCCCGGCAAGGTGCCGGCCAAGGTGATCGAGCAGCGCTTCGGCGAGCAGGTCCGCGCCGAGGTCCTCGACGGCCTGCTGCGCGAGGGCTTCAGCAACGCCGTGCGCCAGGAATCGCTGCAGCTGGCGGGCAATCCGACCATCGAGCCGGCCGACGCCGGCGCGGGCGAGCTGGCCTACACCGCCACCTTCGAAGTGGTGCCGGATTTCGGCGACATCGACGTGGCCCAGCTCAACGTGGTGCGCCACACGGCCGAGGTCGCCGATGCCGACATCGAGGCGATGATCGAGAACCTGCGCCTGCAGCGCCGCACCTGGAACCCGGTGGAGCGCGCGGCCCAGGCCGGCGACGCGGTCGAGATCGAGACCTGGTCGATGGTGGGCGATGAGCGCGTCCCGGCCGAGGGCGTGGAGCGCGGTACCACCGCGATCGGCTCCGGCGCCATGCTGCCGGCGATCGAAGACGCCCTGGTCGGCCTGAAGGCCGGCGAGGACAAGGTCGCCACGATCGAATTCCCGACCGACTGGCGCGTGGCCCAGTTCGCCGGCCGCAGCGTGGAGGTGCACCTCAAGGCCGTGTCGGTCTCCGAGCCGGTGCTGCCGGAAGTCGATGCCGCCTTCATCAAGAGCTTCGGCATCCGCAGCGGCGACGCCGACCAGTTCCGCGCCGACATCCGCACCAATCTGGAGCGCGAGCTCAAGGGCGCGCTGATGACCCGCCTGCGCCGCGAAGTCGGCGAGCAGCTGATCGCCGCCTACGCCAACGTGGAAATGCCGCCCAAGCTGGTCGAAGGCGAGGCCCGCAACATGGCCATGCAGACCGTGGAGGCCGCGCGCCGCCAGGGCCGCCACATCGAGGCTCCGGCCGACGCGCACCTGAGCTTCCTGGATAGCGCGCGCAAGCGCGTGCTGGTGGGCCTGCTGGTGGGCGAGATCGCGCGCCGCAACCAGCTGATGCTGGACCCGCGCCGCCTGAACGAGACCCTGAAGCTGATCGCCTCGACCTACGAGGAACCGCAGCAGGTGATCGAGCTCTACCGCAACGACCAGCAGCTGATGTCCGGCCTGCAGGCCCGGGTGATGGAGGAGCAGGTGATCGACTGGATCGCCGAGCGCGCCCAGCACACCGAGCAGCCGCTGTCGTTCAGCGAGGCGATCCGCCAGTAATCGTGGCCCCATGCGCGGCGCGCCGCATCGCGGCCGCCGCGCCGGTACCGGGCCGGGTGCGCGCCCTGTGACGGGCCGCCCTTGCGCTGGAGCCGGGTTGGCCCCAAGTTGGGGCTATCCGCAGCGCCGCCGATTCGGGCGGCGCCCAGCATCCAACGTCAGCCATAGGTGCCGTTTCTGATGGACAACCGTATCCAAGCCCTGAACCTAGTGCCGATGGTGGTCGAGCAGACCAGCCGCGGCGAGCGCGCCTACGACATCTATTCGCGCCTGCTCAAGGAGCGCGTGATCTTCCTGGTCGGCGGCGTCGACGACCATGTCGCCAAC
The sequence above is a segment of the Lysobacter silvisoli genome. Coding sequences within it:
- a CDS encoding DUF2845 domain-containing protein — protein: MRSKILLAALLGLAWTLPVWASDSIAFGNRVLVLGDAVGQVYQLAGTPDRIKRIENKRGAEVGERFEYYRDGKTILITIRDGRVAAIEEVRGSTAIPPPAVDAAS
- a CDS encoding alpha-ketoglutarate-dependent dioxygenase AlkB family protein translates to MTDLFAPADRFEPLALDRADVSLLRRFDLGLPDTELLAELVADTPWRAERIVVFGREVAQPRLSCWYGDADAHYAYSGLQLAPLAWTARLADLRRRVEAATGEAYNSVLLNYYRDHRDGMGYHSDDEPELGPAPAIASLSLGERRVFSMKPKGATGPAPVKIPLDSGSLLLMRGPTQRHWLHGLAKLARPCGPRLNLTFRRILRPSARNRAPA
- the tig gene encoding trigger factor, whose translation is MQVSVESLGNLERRLTFSLPADRLESQVGGRLREIARGAKIKGFRPGKVPAKVIEQRFGEQVRAEVLDGLLREGFSNAVRQESLQLAGNPTIEPADAGAGELAYTATFEVVPDFGDIDVAQLNVVRHTAEVADADIEAMIENLRLQRRTWNPVERAAQAGDAVEIETWSMVGDERVPAEGVERGTTAIGSGAMLPAIEDALVGLKAGEDKVATIEFPTDWRVAQFAGRSVEVHLKAVSVSEPVLPEVDAAFIKSFGIRSGDADQFRADIRTNLERELKGALMTRLRREVGEQLIAAYANVEMPPKLVEGEARNMAMQTVEAARRQGRHIEAPADAHLSFLDSARKRVLVGLLVGEIARRNQLMLDPRRLNETLKLIASTYEEPQQVIELYRNDQQLMSGLQARVMEEQVIDWIAERAQHTEQPLSFSEAIRQ